In Sorghum bicolor cultivar BTx623 chromosome 10, Sorghum_bicolor_NCBIv3, whole genome shotgun sequence, one genomic interval encodes:
- the LOC8072911 gene encoding galactan beta-1,4-galactosyltransferase GALS1 → MKPDARKDAGGGVAALGVSCFDIKSFVASLALLTLVMALWQLHPYQPLLSASRPSTTCPLLPRPPISASSRAAATVAPFPSGNSSANAASTKAASSAVPAVTTTKPAASVVPAARPRDPNKREFRSYGSAAALFVQMGAYRGGPRTFAVIGLASKPAHVYGTPYFKCEWVPNQDPSSPAPPRAVRTKAYKMLPDWGYGRIYTVVVVNCTFPTNPNADNRGGKLLIHAYYSTASRRYERFVALEETRGSYDESRFRPPFPYEYLYCGSSLYGNLSAARMREWLAYHAHFFGPASHFVLHDAGGVSPEVRAVLDPWVRAGRVTVQDIRAQAEYDGYYYNQFLVVNDCLHRYRHAANWTFFFDVDEYIYLPDGRTLQEVLGQLEAYTQFTIEQNPMSSKLCVEDPTMEYSRKWGFEKLVFRNSITGVRRDRKYAIQARNAYSTGVHMSQNVIGRTTHKTESLIRYYHYHNSINVMGEPCREFVPTPTNGSKVMFEGIPYVYDDNMKRITGEIKRFEEETLGTIRR, encoded by the exons ATGAAGCCCGACGCGAGGAAAGATGCCGGCGGTGGCGTGGCCGCATTAGGCGTCTCCTGCTTCGACATCAAGTCCTTCGTCGCCTCCCTCGCGCTGCTCACGCTCGTCATGGCGCTCTGGCAGCTCCACCCTTACCAGCCGCTCCTCTCCGCCTCCCGCCCGTCTACCACCTGCCCCCTGCTCCCCCGCCCGCCCATCTCAGCTTCCTCCCGCGCCGCTGCCACCGTCGCCCCATTTCCTTCCGGCAACTCCAGTGCCAACGCTGCAAGCACCAAGGCGGCCTCTTCGGCTGTTCCCGCCGTCACGACGACGAAGCCGGCTGCGTCCGTGGTGCCAGCCGCCCGGCCGCGGGATCCCAACAAGCGGGAGTTCCGTTCGTACGGCAGCGCGGCGGCTCTGTTCGTCCAGATGGGCGCGTACCGGGGCGGCCCGCGTACGTTCGCCGTCATTGGGCTAGCCTCCAAGCCGGCACACGTCTATGGCACCCCCTACTTCAAGTGCGAGTGGGTACCCAACCAGGATCCAtcgtcgccggcgccgccgcgggccGTCCGTACCAAGGCCTACAAGATGCTGCCGGACTGGGGCTACGGCCGCATCTACACCGTCGTCGTCGTTAACTGCACGTTCCCCACCAACCCCAACGCCGACAACCGCGGCGGGAAGCTCCTCATCCACGCATACTACTCCACCGCCTCCCGCCGGTACGAGCGCTTCGTTGCGCTCGAGGAGACGCGGGGTTCCTACGACGAGTCCCGGTTCCGGCCGCCCTTCCCCTACGAGTACCTGTACTGCGGCTCTTCGCTCTACGGGAATCTCAGCGCAGCTCGCATGAGGGAGTGGCTAGCCTACCACGCGCATTTCTTCGGACCCGCCTCGCACTTCGTGCTTCACGACGCCGGTGGTGTCAGCCCGGAGGTCAGGGCGGTGCTGGATCCGTGGGTCCGGGCGGGCCGGGTCACCGTCCAGGACATCCGGGCGCAGGCGGAGTACGACGGCTACTACTAcaaccagttcttggtggtgaaCGATTGCCTCCACCGCTACCGGCACGCCGCGAATTGGACCTTCTTCTTCGATGTGGATGAGTACATCTACCTCCCGGACGGCCGGACGCTGCAGGAGGTGCTGGGGCAGCTGGAGGCCTACACGCAGTTCACCATCGAGCAGAACCCCATGTCAAGCAAACTCTGCGTGGAGGATCCAACCATGGAATACTCAAG GAAATGGGGTTTTGAGAAACTCGTCTTCCGTAATTCGATCACTGGAGTCAGGCGAGATCGCAAATATGCAATCCAAGCTCGGAACGCATACTCCACAGGTGTACACATGTCCCAAAATGTCATCGGTAGGACAACCCACAAGACGGAAAGCTTGATCCGATACTACCATTATCACAACTCGATCAACGTCATGGGGGAACCCTGCAGAGAATTTGTACCGACACCCACTAATGGAAGCAAGGTAATGTTTGAGGGGATACCATATGTCTATGATGACAACATGAAGCGCATCACAGGGGAGATCAAACGCTTCGAGGAGGAGACACTTGGAACCATCCGTAGATAG